TTACAGTGCCATTGATACTGATGGGTTACTATAACCCGGTTCTTAACTATGGTGAGGAACAGTTCATCAAAGATGCTGCAGAAGCAGGTGCTAATGGATTTATTATTGTGGATTTGCCACCAGAGGAAGCTTTAAAAGTCAGAAATTATGTAAGAGAGAGCGGATTGAGTTTGATTCCATTGGTTGCTCCATCTACCACAGATGAGAGGTTAGAGCTTTTATCTCATATTGCCGATTCATTTGTTTACGTCGTCTCAAGAATGGGTACTACCGGTGCGCAGACTTCTGTGGCCCAAGATTTATCTCAATTGGTTACTCGTGTACGGAAATATACAAAGGATATCCCATTGGCTGTTGGCTTTGGTGTTTCGACAAGAGAGCATTTCAAGGATGTTGGATCCCTGTCCGATGGTGTTGTAATTGGATCTAAAATTGTCACCTTATGTGCGGAGGCTGCCAAGAATGATCGTTATGCAACTGCAAAAAACTATGTGGAGTCTATCCTAGCGGGTTTAAAGCACCAAGTTTTGTCAAAGgatgaatttttgaaaatgcaagCAGCATCCTTGCGAAATGCAAGTCAAACGAAAGCGTTGgttgatgatttcaatgaaaagcATACGTTTCCCACCAGATTTGGTGATTTCGGTGGCCAATATGTTCCTGAAGCTTTGCATGCATGTTTGAGAGAGTTAGAACAGGGTTTTGATGAGGCCGTTGCTGACCCACAATTCTGGgatgatttcaaatctcTTTATTCTTATATCGGTCGTCCATCCTCTCTTCATAGGGCAGAGCGACTTACCAAACATTGTGGCGGTGCCCAAATTTGGTTGAAAAGAGAGGATTTGAATCATACAGGATCTCACAAAATTAACAATGCCCTGGCTCAAGTTCTTCTTGCCAAAAGATTGGGAAAAGCTAAGGTTATTGCTGAAACTGGTGCAGGTCAGCATGGTGTTGCAACTGCTACGGCTTGTGCAAAGTTTGGTCTTGAATGTACCGTTTTCATGGGTGCTGAAGATTGTCGTCGTCAAGCCTTGAACGTTTTcagaatgaaaattttgggtGCCAAAGTTGTTCCGGTCACAAATGGTACCAGAACATTGAGAGATGCCACATCTGAGGCTTTCCGTTTTTGGGTCACCAATCTGAAAAGTACATACTATGTTGTTGGCTCTGCCATCGGACCTCATCCTTATCCTACCTTGGTCAGAACCTTCCAATCAGTCATTGGTAGAGAGACAAAGGAACAATTCGCAGCATTAAATAACGGTAAGCTACCGGATGCTGTAGTTGCATGTGTTGGTGGTGGCTCAAACTCTACTGGTATGTTCTCTCCATTCGAAAAAGATTTAAGTGTAAAGATGCTTGGTGTTGAAGCTGGCGGTGAAGGTGTTGACACAGCTTTCCACTCCGCTACTTTAACTGTCGGTAGACCCGGTGTTTTCCACGGTGTTCGTACATATGTTTTACAAGACAACGATGGGCAAGTGCATGATACCCATTCAGTCTCTGCTGGTTTAGATTATCCAGGTGTTGGCCCGGAACTAGCATTCTGGAAAGCCACCGGTCGTGCTGATTTTGTTGCAGCTACCGATGCTCAAGCTCTTCAGGGTTTCAGATTACTTTCTCAATTGGAAGGTATTATTCCAGCTTTAGAATCGTCACATGCAGTGTACGGAGCATGCGAACTGGCAAAAACTATGACACCAGAGCAACATTTAATTATAAATATATCTGGTAGAGGTGATAAAGACGTACAAAATGTTGCTGAAGTTTTACCTAAACTTGGACCAACCATCG
This Zygotorulaspora mrakii chromosome 5, complete sequence DNA region includes the following protein-coding sequences:
- the TRP5 gene encoding tryptophan synthase TRP5 (similar to Saccharomyces cerevisiae TRP5 (YGL026C); ancestral locus Anc_4.92), which translates into the protein MSEQLRQTFANAKKEGRNALVTFMTAGYPTVDDTIPILKGFQEGGVDVIELGMPFSDPIADGPTIQVANTVALKNGVTVKSTLEMVRKAREEGITVPLILMGYYNPVLNYGEEQFIKDAAEAGANGFIIVDLPPEEALKVRNYVRESGLSLIPLVAPSTTDERLELLSHIADSFVYVVSRMGTTGAQTSVAQDLSQLVTRVRKYTKDIPLAVGFGVSTREHFKDVGSLSDGVVIGSKIVTLCAEAAKNDRYATAKNYVESILAGLKHQVLSKDEFLKMQAASLRNASQTKALVDDFNEKHTFPTRFGDFGGQYVPEALHACLRELEQGFDEAVADPQFWDDFKSLYSYIGRPSSLHRAERLTKHCGGAQIWLKREDLNHTGSHKINNALAQVLLAKRLGKAKVIAETGAGQHGVATATACAKFGLECTVFMGAEDCRRQALNVFRMKILGAKVVPVTNGTRTLRDATSEAFRFWVTNLKSTYYVVGSAIGPHPYPTLVRTFQSVIGRETKEQFAALNNGKLPDAVVACVGGGSNSTGMFSPFEKDLSVKMLGVEAGGEGVDTAFHSATLTVGRPGVFHGVRTYVLQDNDGQVHDTHSVSAGLDYPGVGPELAFWKATGRADFVAATDAQALQGFRLLSQLEGIIPALESSHAVYGACELAKTMTPEQHLIINISGRGDKDVQNVAEVLPKLGPTIGWDLRFEEDPTQGK